A genomic region of Streptosporangium lutulentum contains the following coding sequences:
- a CDS encoding family 2B encapsulin nanocompartment shell protein: MTELDVVQSRLNVVESKLSLGTSAARNLATTTKSTPQMQEITSRWLLRMLPWVQVSGGTYRVNRRLTYTVGDGRVSFTTVGSQVVVVPAELCELPLFRGFGDSDALEALAGRFTQRDFQPGDVLLEEGSSADEVVLIAHGKVNKIGTGPYGTETVLGVLAGGDHFGDDTLAGSDGVWDFTVKAVTSGTAMILSRQAFLETVERSEGLRAHMEHARQNGSRAPQNKYGEAAVEVAAGHAGEADLPGTFVDYELAPREYELSVAQTVLRMHSRVADLFNDPMNQTEQQLKLTIEVLRERQEHELINNREFGLLHNADLKQRIHTRTGPPTPDDLDELLSRRRSTSFFLAHPHAIAAFGRECSSRGLYPQGVDVGGAGVPAWRGVPIFSCSKIPITESRTTSILALRVGEDNQGVIGLHQTGIPDEYEPSLSVRFMGISEKAILSYLVSAYYSAAVLVPDALGILEDVELGH, translated from the coding sequence GTGACAGAGCTCGATGTTGTTCAGTCGCGGCTGAATGTTGTTGAGTCGAAGCTGAGTCTGGGTACGTCCGCCGCGCGGAACCTGGCGACGACGACCAAGTCGACGCCGCAGATGCAGGAGATCACCTCACGGTGGCTGCTGCGGATGCTGCCATGGGTGCAGGTGTCGGGTGGCACCTACCGGGTCAACCGGCGGCTGACCTACACGGTCGGTGACGGGCGGGTGAGCTTCACCACCGTGGGATCGCAGGTGGTGGTGGTCCCGGCGGAGCTGTGCGAGCTGCCCCTGTTCCGGGGCTTCGGGGATTCGGACGCCCTGGAGGCGCTGGCGGGACGGTTCACCCAGCGGGACTTCCAGCCCGGAGACGTGCTGCTGGAGGAGGGGAGTTCGGCCGACGAGGTCGTGCTCATCGCCCACGGCAAGGTCAACAAGATCGGCACCGGGCCGTACGGCACCGAGACCGTGCTCGGGGTGCTGGCCGGGGGCGACCACTTCGGTGACGACACGCTGGCCGGTTCGGACGGCGTGTGGGACTTCACCGTCAAGGCGGTGACCAGCGGCACGGCGATGATCCTGTCCCGGCAGGCGTTCCTGGAGACGGTCGAGCGGTCCGAGGGGCTGCGGGCCCACATGGAGCATGCGCGGCAGAACGGTTCGAGGGCGCCGCAGAACAAGTACGGCGAGGCCGCCGTCGAGGTGGCCGCCGGACACGCCGGAGAGGCCGACCTGCCGGGAACGTTCGTCGACTACGAGCTCGCGCCCCGCGAGTACGAACTGAGCGTCGCGCAGACGGTGTTGCGGATGCACAGCCGGGTGGCAGACCTCTTCAACGACCCGATGAACCAGACCGAGCAGCAGCTCAAGCTGACGATCGAGGTGCTGCGCGAGCGGCAGGAGCACGAGCTGATCAACAACCGCGAGTTCGGGCTGCTGCACAACGCCGACCTGAAGCAGCGGATCCACACGCGCACCGGGCCGCCCACCCCGGACGACCTCGACGAGCTGCTCAGCCGCCGGAGGAGCACGAGTTTCTTCCTGGCCCACCCCCACGCCATCGCGGCCTTCGGCCGGGAGTGCAGCAGCCGCGGCCTCTACCCCCAGGGCGTCGACGTCGGCGGCGCGGGGGTGCCCGCCTGGCGCGGTGTCCCGATCTTCTCCTGCAGCAAGATTCCCATCACCGAATCCCGCACCACGTCCATCCTCGCCCTGCGCGTGGGTGAGGACAACCAGGGGGTCATCGGCCTGCACCAGACCGGCATCCCGGACGAATACGAGCCCAGCCTGTCGGTCAGGTTCATGGGGATCAGCGAGAAGGCGATCCTCTCCTACCTGGTCAGCGCCTACTACTCCGCCGCGGTCCTGGTCCCGGACGCGCTCGGCATCCTCGAAGACGTCGAGCTCGGTCACTGA
- a CDS encoding LacI family DNA-binding transcriptional regulator has product MTRRLAEVAKKVGMSEATVSRVLNGKPGVSEATREAVLTALDVLGYERPTQLRGDRARLVGLVLPELQNPIFPAFAEVVGGALAQQGFTSVLCTRTLGGVSEAEYVALLLQQQVSGVVFAGGLFAQADASHEHYELLLERRLPTVLVNAAVEHLAFPQVSCDDVAAAEMALGHLRSLGHEKIGMVLGPPDHVPSQRKLTAARLEEEFVEHTMFSLEGGHAAASRLIRRGVTGIICASDLMALGAIRAARRAGLSVPGDISVIGYDDSALMNCTDPPLTTLRQPIDAMGRAVVDLLAAQIDKALVPADELLFEPELVVRASTGPVKR; this is encoded by the coding sequence ATGACGCGCAGGCTTGCAGAGGTGGCCAAGAAGGTCGGGATGAGCGAGGCGACGGTGAGTCGCGTGCTCAACGGGAAACCCGGGGTGTCCGAGGCCACCCGCGAGGCCGTGCTCACGGCGCTCGACGTGCTCGGTTACGAGCGGCCGACCCAGTTGCGCGGCGACAGGGCGAGGCTGGTGGGGCTCGTGCTCCCCGAGCTGCAGAACCCGATCTTCCCGGCGTTCGCCGAGGTGGTCGGAGGAGCACTGGCCCAGCAGGGGTTCACCTCCGTGCTGTGCACCAGGACGCTGGGCGGGGTCTCCGAGGCGGAGTACGTCGCCCTGCTCCTGCAGCAGCAGGTGTCCGGCGTGGTGTTCGCCGGAGGACTGTTCGCCCAGGCCGACGCCTCGCACGAGCACTACGAGCTGCTGCTGGAACGCCGGTTGCCGACCGTGCTGGTGAACGCCGCGGTGGAGCATCTCGCCTTCCCCCAGGTCTCCTGTGACGACGTGGCGGCGGCCGAGATGGCGCTCGGACATCTGCGCTCGCTCGGACACGAGAAGATCGGCATGGTGCTGGGGCCGCCCGACCACGTGCCCTCCCAGCGCAAGCTGACGGCGGCGAGGCTGGAGGAGGAGTTCGTCGAGCACACCATGTTCTCCCTGGAGGGCGGGCACGCGGCGGCTTCCAGGCTGATACGGCGAGGCGTGACCGGCATCATCTGCGCCAGCGACCTGATGGCCCTGGGTGCCATAAGGGCGGCTCGCAGGGCGGGGCTCTCCGTGCCCGGAGACATCTCGGTGATCGGCTACGACGACTCGGCCCTGATGAACTGCACCGACCCGCCGCTGACGACGTTGCGCCAGCCGATCGACGCGATGGGCCGTGCGGTCGTCGACCTCCTCGCCGCCCAGATCGACAAGGCGCTGGTTCCGGCCGATGAGCTGCTCTTCGAGCCGGAACTCGTGGTCAGGGCCTCGACGGGACCCGTGAAGCGCTAG
- a CDS encoding ABC-F family ATP-binding cassette domain-containing protein: MSATIVAKDLAAGHGDRALFSGLNLVVAPGDVIGLVGVNGAGKSTLMRILAELTPPEHGTVRLSPPSAAVGYLPQERERRAGETIAEFLARRTGVAAAQRALDTATEGLVEGRPGADDDYASGLERWLALGGADLEDRAKGVVAELGLTVELDRPMTALSGGQAARAGMASLLLSRYDVFLLDEPTNDLDLEGLERLERFVTGLRAGTVLVSHDREFLARTVNRVVEIDLAQQLIRAYGGGYEAYLAEREVARRHARDEYEEYADTVSALKQRAGMQRAWMEKGVKNARRKAPDNDKVGRNFRTEATEKQAAKARQTERLIERLDEVEEPRKEWELRMEIAVAPRAGAVVVTMRGAVVRRGTFTLGPVDLQIGWAERVAVTGANGSGKSTLLAALLGRIPLEEGNASLGPGVVVGEVDQARGLFLGDEPLADAFGAAVPDMTPADVRTLLAKFGLRAAHVPRPAATLSPGERTRAALALLQARGVNLLVLDEPTNHLDLVAIEQLESALASYPGTLLLVTHDRRMLDAVHTTRHIHVDDGRITES, from the coding sequence ATGAGTGCCACCATCGTCGCCAAGGATCTCGCCGCCGGACACGGCGACCGCGCGCTGTTCTCCGGACTGAACCTGGTCGTCGCCCCGGGCGACGTGATCGGTCTGGTCGGGGTGAACGGGGCCGGGAAGTCCACCCTGATGCGGATCCTCGCCGAGCTGACGCCTCCGGAGCACGGCACCGTACGGCTCAGCCCGCCCTCGGCGGCGGTCGGCTACCTGCCGCAGGAGAGGGAGCGCCGAGCGGGCGAGACGATCGCGGAGTTCCTGGCGAGGAGGACCGGGGTGGCCGCCGCGCAACGCGCGCTCGACACCGCGACCGAGGGGCTGGTCGAGGGACGGCCCGGCGCCGACGACGACTACGCCTCCGGCCTGGAGCGGTGGCTGGCCCTGGGGGGCGCGGACCTGGAAGACCGGGCCAAGGGGGTCGTCGCGGAGCTCGGCCTGACGGTGGAGCTGGATCGGCCCATGACGGCGCTTTCCGGCGGCCAGGCCGCGCGGGCGGGGATGGCCTCCCTGCTGCTCAGCCGCTACGACGTCTTCCTGCTGGACGAGCCCACCAACGACCTCGACCTGGAAGGTCTGGAACGGCTCGAACGCTTCGTCACCGGGCTGCGCGCCGGGACCGTTCTTGTCAGCCACGACCGCGAGTTCCTGGCCAGGACCGTGAACCGGGTCGTCGAGATCGACCTCGCCCAGCAACTGATCCGCGCCTACGGCGGCGGCTACGAGGCCTACCTCGCCGAGCGGGAGGTCGCCCGCCGGCACGCCCGCGACGAGTACGAGGAGTACGCCGACACCGTCAGCGCGCTCAAGCAGCGGGCGGGCATGCAGCGCGCCTGGATGGAGAAGGGCGTCAAGAACGCGCGGCGCAAGGCGCCCGACAACGACAAGGTCGGCCGGAACTTCCGTACCGAGGCGACCGAGAAGCAGGCCGCGAAGGCCCGTCAGACCGAGCGGTTGATCGAGCGGCTCGACGAGGTCGAGGAGCCCCGCAAGGAGTGGGAGCTCCGCATGGAGATCGCGGTGGCGCCGCGGGCCGGAGCGGTCGTCGTGACCATGCGAGGCGCCGTGGTCCGTCGCGGCACGTTCACCCTCGGTCCCGTGGACCTGCAGATCGGCTGGGCCGAGCGGGTGGCGGTCACCGGGGCCAACGGCTCGGGCAAGTCCACGCTGCTCGCCGCGCTCCTCGGCCGGATCCCGCTGGAGGAGGGGAACGCCTCGCTCGGTCCCGGCGTGGTCGTCGGCGAGGTGGATCAGGCTCGGGGGCTGTTCCTCGGCGACGAGCCGCTGGCGGACGCGTTCGGCGCCGCCGTACCGGACATGACCCCCGCCGACGTGCGCACGCTGCTCGCCAAGTTCGGGTTGCGCGCGGCGCACGTGCCGCGCCCGGCCGCCACCCTGTCGCCGGGGGAGCGGACGCGGGCCGCGCTGGCGCTGCTCCAGGCCCGGGGAGTGAACCTGCTGGTCCTCGACGAGCCCACCAACCACCTGGATCTGGTCGCGATCGAGCAGCTCGAGTCGGCGCTCGCCTCCTACCCGGGCACCCTCCTGCTGGTCACCCACGACCGGCGGATGCTGGACGCCGTTCACACCACCCGGCACATCCACGTCGACGACGGCCGGATCACGGAGAGCTGA
- a CDS encoding NAD(+)/NADH kinase, whose translation MGMVETVGLVLHPQRDSKVAIDTIVEWARARNRTVLGLSSEVGRIDCSAVGVDVDTLVKRSDLLVSLGGDGTMLRTMRLIAGRPTPILGVNLGRLGFLAEIDVDELPTALSAIDNHKYTVEPRMAVKAVLPDGTAVTAFNDIALVRIPGDGLSAVEISVEGHHFVRYAADAVIVATSTGSTAYSFSAGGPIVSPMVEGILVVPAAAHSAFNRALVLSADERVMLELLPTSGRLAVEVDGAVGAHLCPGDQLTVTALRAAAWVVRLGPKTFYERARRKLRVNGSAEVD comes from the coding sequence ATGGGGATGGTCGAAACCGTAGGACTGGTCCTGCATCCGCAGCGCGATTCGAAGGTGGCCATTGACACGATCGTGGAGTGGGCCCGCGCCCGGAACCGCACGGTGCTCGGGCTCTCCTCCGAGGTCGGGCGCATCGACTGCAGCGCGGTCGGTGTCGACGTCGACACCCTGGTGAAGCGCTCCGACCTGCTCGTCAGCCTGGGCGGCGACGGGACGATGTTGCGCACCATGCGGCTCATCGCGGGACGGCCCACCCCCATCCTCGGCGTCAATCTCGGCCGCCTGGGGTTCCTCGCCGAGATCGACGTCGACGAGCTCCCCACCGCGCTGTCCGCCATCGACAACCACAAGTACACGGTGGAGCCCCGGATGGCGGTGAAGGCCGTCCTGCCGGACGGGACGGCGGTGACCGCCTTCAACGACATCGCGCTGGTCAGGATCCCCGGCGACGGACTGTCAGCGGTGGAGATCTCCGTGGAGGGCCATCATTTCGTCCGCTACGCCGCCGACGCCGTCATCGTGGCGACCTCCACCGGGTCGACCGCCTACAGCTTCTCCGCGGGCGGCCCCATCGTGTCCCCCATGGTCGAGGGAATCCTCGTCGTGCCGGCGGCGGCCCATTCGGCGTTCAACCGGGCCCTGGTGCTGTCGGCCGACGAGAGGGTAATGCTTGAGCTGCTCCCGACGAGCGGCCGTCTGGCCGTGGAGGTGGACGGCGCGGTGGGCGCCCATCTGTGCCCCGGAGACCAGCTCACCGTCACCGCGCTGCGCGCCGCCGCGTGGGTCGTCCGGCTCGGCCCCAAGACCTTCTACGAACGCGCCCGCCGCAAACTTCGTGTCAACGGCAGCGCCGAGGTCGACTAG
- a CDS encoding pectate lyase family protein, whose amino-acid sequence MKRNINGKAAAAAVFACTVALTGLVVGATSASAAPAAGAYTLVNNGSGLCLSVPGGSTSDGVQLAQNSCNGAAGQVWNVTLSGSSYLLKAAHTGKCAGVRDASTSAGKAVQQESCSGGASQVWQLTASGSNYRVVNANGGKCLNTKDNATSAGALIQQNSCDSVATKQWRLTPAGSNPPTNPPTNPPTNPPTNPPTNPPTQPQTGLVGWATQGGGTTGGGSASSTTVSSASALTSALSASGAAVIRVSGTISCSGMLRVGSNKTILGNSGATIVGCGFNISEASNVIVRNLTFRDWNDDGIQVQYSTRVWIDHNTFSNGYDGAVDVKRGSDYVTISWNKVTDHDKSMLLGHDDGNGSEDIGHLRVSYHHNWFDGTNQRHPRVRFGNPVHVYNNYYGGVGSYGVASTEGAGVLVEGNYFENTEDPYHLGEGDSGPGSLVARNNHFVNSGSGQTGGSVASIPYSYSLDTAANVKSIVTAGAGAGRIAV is encoded by the coding sequence GTGAAACGCAACATCAACGGGAAGGCCGCCGCCGCCGCGGTCTTCGCCTGTACGGTCGCCCTGACAGGGCTGGTGGTCGGCGCGACGTCCGCCTCGGCCGCACCCGCCGCCGGGGCCTACACCCTGGTGAACAACGGAAGCGGCCTGTGCCTCAGCGTTCCCGGAGGCAGCACCTCTGACGGCGTGCAGCTCGCCCAGAACAGTTGCAACGGCGCGGCCGGGCAGGTCTGGAACGTCACCTTGTCGGGCAGTTCGTACCTGCTCAAGGCCGCGCACACCGGCAAGTGCGCGGGTGTCAGGGACGCGAGCACCTCCGCCGGCAAGGCCGTACAGCAGGAAAGCTGCTCGGGTGGGGCCTCCCAGGTCTGGCAGCTGACCGCGTCCGGGTCGAACTACCGGGTGGTCAACGCCAACGGCGGCAAGTGCCTCAACACCAAGGACAACGCGACGTCCGCGGGCGCCCTCATCCAGCAGAACTCCTGCGACTCCGTGGCGACCAAGCAGTGGAGGCTGACCCCGGCGGGCTCCAACCCGCCCACCAACCCCCCGACCAACCCGCCGACCAACCCGCCCACGAACCCCCCGACCAACCCGCCGACACAGCCTCAGACCGGCCTGGTCGGATGGGCGACCCAGGGTGGCGGCACCACCGGCGGTGGCAGCGCCTCGTCGACCACGGTCAGCAGCGCCTCCGCGCTGACCAGCGCGCTCTCCGCCAGCGGCGCGGCGGTGATCCGAGTGTCGGGCACGATCTCCTGCTCCGGCATGCTCAGGGTCGGCTCGAACAAGACCATCCTCGGCAACTCCGGGGCCACCATCGTCGGCTGCGGTTTCAACATCTCCGAGGCGTCCAACGTCATCGTCCGCAACCTGACCTTCCGCGACTGGAACGACGACGGCATCCAGGTCCAGTACTCCACCCGCGTGTGGATCGACCACAACACCTTCAGCAACGGCTATGACGGCGCCGTGGACGTCAAGCGCGGCAGCGACTACGTCACCATCTCCTGGAACAAGGTCACCGACCACGACAAGAGCATGCTGCTCGGCCACGACGACGGCAACGGCAGCGAGGACATCGGGCACCTCCGGGTCTCCTACCACCACAACTGGTTCGACGGCACCAACCAGCGCCACCCGCGCGTGCGGTTCGGCAACCCGGTCCACGTCTACAACAACTACTACGGCGGCGTCGGCAGCTACGGCGTGGCGTCCACCGAGGGTGCCGGAGTCCTGGTCGAGGGCAACTACTTCGAGAACACCGAAGACCCCTACCACCTCGGCGAGGGAGACTCCGGCCCGGGCAGCCTGGTCGCGCGTAACAACCACTTCGTCAACTCCGGCAGCGGGCAGACCGGGGGCAGCGTGGCCTCCATCCCCTACTCCTACTCGCTCGACACCGCGGCCAACGTCAAGTCCATCGTGACCGCCGGCGCCGGCGCCGGCCGGATCGCCGTCTGA
- a CDS encoding glycosyltransferase family 4 protein: MTAARPDVMKIRYMLLHAYGMGGTIRTVISQANAMAAAGHDVEIVSVVRRRGEPQFPVDGRVRLHALADQREGRRPDSVGRRIRRRLRGKIVPAGESAGSTFTERVERAVIDYVSALDDGVLVTTRPGLNLISARRTPKSVVRVAQEHMNLAAHPDSVRRQIARHYGRLDTVAVLTEADGKDYRNLLPDTPIVRIPNAVQVAEQPLSWQEDRLVVAAGRLVPQKGFDLLIPAFKQVVRRHPDWRLRIYGSGPRKAELRELLKSHGLRDNVTLMGRSARLGEELAKASFHVLSSRFEGLPMVMIEAMSHALPVVAFDCPTGPRDVLTDGVDGLLVPSQDVDALAEAMVRLIEDRELRQRMGAAAIVTARDYAPERIMPLWEGLFGELLGRSRTPSS; encoded by the coding sequence GTGACGGCCGCGCGGCCGGACGTCATGAAGATCCGCTACATGCTTCTGCACGCCTACGGCATGGGCGGCACGATCCGGACGGTGATCAGTCAGGCGAACGCGATGGCGGCCGCGGGACACGACGTCGAGATCGTCAGCGTGGTGCGGCGGCGAGGCGAGCCGCAGTTCCCCGTCGACGGACGCGTCCGTCTCCACGCGCTGGCGGACCAGCGTGAGGGCAGGCGTCCCGACTCGGTGGGGCGCCGGATCCGGCGGAGGCTCCGTGGCAAGATCGTTCCTGCGGGGGAGTCGGCGGGGTCCACCTTCACCGAGCGGGTGGAGAGGGCCGTCATCGACTACGTCTCCGCGCTGGACGACGGCGTCCTGGTCACCACCCGCCCCGGTCTGAACCTCATCTCCGCCCGCCGTACCCCGAAAAGCGTCGTGCGCGTCGCCCAGGAGCACATGAACCTGGCCGCCCACCCCGACAGCGTCCGACGGCAGATCGCCCGCCACTACGGCCGCCTGGACACGGTCGCCGTGCTCACCGAGGCCGATGGGAAGGACTACCGGAACCTCCTGCCGGACACCCCGATCGTGCGGATCCCCAACGCGGTCCAGGTCGCCGAGCAGCCCCTCTCGTGGCAGGAGGACAGGCTCGTGGTCGCGGCCGGGCGGCTGGTCCCGCAGAAGGGCTTCGACCTGCTGATCCCGGCGTTCAAGCAGGTCGTGCGCCGGCATCCGGACTGGCGGCTGCGCATCTACGGCTCCGGCCCCAGGAAGGCCGAGCTGCGCGAGCTCCTCAAAAGCCACGGGTTGCGTGACAACGTCACCCTGATGGGACGCAGCGCCCGGCTCGGCGAAGAACTGGCCAAGGCCTCCTTCCACGTGCTCAGCTCCCGGTTCGAGGGGCTGCCGATGGTGATGATCGAGGCGATGTCCCACGCGCTGCCGGTCGTCGCGTTCGACTGCCCGACCGGCCCGCGCGATGTGCTCACCGACGGGGTCGACGGCCTGCTCGTCCCCTCCCAGGACGTCGACGCGCTGGCCGAGGCGATGGTCCGGCTCATCGAGGACCGGGAGCTGCGGCAGCGGATGGGGGCCGCCGCCATCGTCACCGCGCGTGACTACGCCCCTGAAAGGATCATGCCGCTCTGGGAGGGGCTGTTCGGCGAGTTGCTCGGCCGGAGCCGTACGCCGTCGAGCTGA
- the ppgK gene encoding polyphosphate--glucose phosphotransferase: MEVLGIDIGGSGIKGAPVDVAKAELTQERLRIPTPVPSTPDAVAEVVGQIAKHFAWDGLVGVTYPGVVVDGVTRSAANVDKAWIGTDARGLLARTTGLPVTVLNDADAAGLAEVAAGAARGKSGVVLMLTFGTGIGSALIVDGTLVPNTELGHLEIRGKEAEKRASDHAREAHDLSWDEWADKVQEYLKHLEALFSPSLFVIGGGVSKKSEKFLPRLKLDTPIVVAAMQNEAGIVGAAMAAAKS, from the coding sequence ATGGAAGTGCTGGGAATCGATATCGGCGGTTCGGGCATCAAGGGGGCGCCGGTGGACGTCGCCAAGGCCGAGCTGACGCAGGAGCGGTTGCGCATCCCCACGCCCGTCCCTTCCACGCCCGACGCGGTCGCCGAGGTGGTCGGGCAGATCGCCAAGCACTTCGCCTGGGACGGACTGGTCGGGGTGACCTATCCCGGCGTCGTCGTCGACGGGGTCACGAGGTCGGCGGCGAATGTGGACAAGGCGTGGATCGGCACGGACGCGCGAGGGCTGCTCGCCAGGACGACGGGCCTCCCGGTGACGGTGCTCAACGACGCCGACGCCGCCGGGCTGGCGGAGGTGGCGGCGGGCGCGGCTCGGGGGAAGTCCGGGGTGGTGCTCATGCTGACCTTCGGCACCGGAATCGGCAGCGCGCTGATAGTCGACGGCACACTGGTGCCCAACACCGAGCTCGGCCACCTGGAGATCAGGGGCAAGGAGGCGGAGAAGCGCGCCTCGGATCACGCGCGGGAAGCTCACGACCTGAGCTGGGACGAGTGGGCGGACAAGGTGCAGGAGTATCTGAAGCACCTTGAGGCGCTGTTCTCCCCGTCGTTGTTCGTCATCGGCGGAGGCGTCAGCAAGAAGTCCGAGAAGTTTCTGCCCAGGCTGAAGCTGGACACCCCGATCGTCGTCGCGGCCATGCAGAACGAGGCGGGCATCGTGGGCGCGGCCATGGCCGCCGCGAAATCGTAG
- a CDS encoding GlsB/YeaQ/YmgE family stress response membrane protein, whose amino-acid sequence MDITGIVSAIVIGIVIGALGRLVVPGKQNIPIWLTVVIGIVAALIGTAIAAALGVSSTGGIDWIELIIQVVLAAVGVILVTGMYGRRGLR is encoded by the coding sequence ATGGATATCACTGGCATTGTTTCCGCCATCGTCATTGGAATCGTCATCGGGGCCCTGGGCCGACTGGTCGTTCCGGGGAAGCAGAACATCCCGATCTGGCTGACCGTCGTGATCGGTATCGTCGCCGCCCTCATCGGCACCGCGATCGCCGCGGCGCTGGGAGTCTCCAGCACCGGAGGAATCGACTGGATCGAACTGATCATCCAGGTCGTCCTGGCGGCCGTCGGCGTCATCCTGGTCACCGGCATGTACGGCAGGAGAGGTCTTCGATAG
- a CDS encoding family 2 encapsulin nanocompartment cargo protein polyprenyl transferase has translation MTTVGVTAHGRSAREVLAWSRELVEAALRPAADTLPASMRHIAGYHFGWWDEHGHPAATGGGKAMRPALVLLSAEAVGGSAAAALRPAVAVELAHDFSLIHDDVMDGDRVRRHRPTAWAVFGVSPAILAGDALLTLAFEVLAASGHPVAAEATRTLGTSIQELLEGQSADVAFEDRQDVELAECLDMAMGKTGTLLGCACGLGALFGGGSPEQVEHLRAFGKDLGLAFQFVDDLLGIWGDPMVTGKPVYSDLRSRKKSLPVVAALTSNTPAGRELAGLYHREQPLSDADLVRAAELVDAAGARSWSQDQADELLARALQRLELVGSVSRSVAELGTLARLATRRDH, from the coding sequence ATGACCACGGTTGGGGTGACGGCTCACGGGCGGTCCGCGCGTGAGGTGCTGGCCTGGAGCCGGGAGCTGGTCGAGGCGGCACTGCGTCCGGCCGCCGACACGCTGCCCGCGTCGATGCGTCACATCGCCGGATACCACTTCGGCTGGTGGGACGAGCACGGTCACCCCGCCGCGACCGGTGGCGGCAAGGCGATGCGTCCCGCCCTGGTCCTGCTGTCGGCCGAGGCCGTCGGAGGCAGCGCCGCCGCGGCGCTGCGTCCGGCGGTCGCCGTCGAGCTGGCGCACGACTTCTCCCTCATTCACGATGACGTGATGGACGGTGACCGGGTCCGCCGCCACCGTCCCACGGCCTGGGCCGTCTTCGGCGTCAGCCCGGCGATCCTGGCCGGCGACGCGCTGCTGACACTGGCCTTCGAGGTGCTCGCCGCGAGCGGGCACCCGGTCGCCGCCGAGGCGACCCGGACCCTGGGCACCTCGATCCAGGAGCTTCTGGAGGGCCAGAGCGCCGATGTGGCCTTCGAGGATCGCCAGGACGTCGAGCTGGCCGAATGCCTGGACATGGCCATGGGCAAGACCGGCACCCTGCTGGGGTGCGCCTGCGGTCTCGGTGCCCTGTTCGGCGGTGGCAGCCCCGAACAGGTCGAGCATCTGAGGGCCTTCGGCAAGGACCTGGGGCTGGCGTTCCAGTTCGTCGACGACCTCCTGGGCATCTGGGGAGATCCGATGGTGACCGGCAAACCGGTCTACTCGGATCTGCGAAGCCGTAAGAAGTCCCTGCCGGTCGTCGCCGCGCTGACCTCGAACACCCCGGCCGGGCGAGAGCTGGCCGGTCTCTACCATCGGGAGCAGCCCCTGTCCGACGCCGATCTGGTCCGGGCGGCCGAGCTCGTCGACGCCGCGGGCGCGCGCTCCTGGAGCCAGGATCAGGCCGACGAGCTGCTCGCGCGGGCTCTGCAGCGCCTGGAACTGGTCGGCTCGGTGTCGCGCTCGGTCGCCGAGCTCGGCACGCTCGCGCGTCTCGCCACCCGCCGCGACCACTGA